A genomic window from Hypomesus transpacificus isolate Combined female chromosome 15, fHypTra1, whole genome shotgun sequence includes:
- the LOC124478346 gene encoding claudin-3-like, with protein sequence MSAGLELVGIALCILGWIIAILACALPMWRVTAFIGSNIVTAQIIWEGLWMTCVVQSTGQMQCKVYDSMLALSQDLQAARALTVISILLAILAVLIAIAGAKCTNCIEDEASKAKVMIISGVFFIVSGVMQLIPVSWSANTIIRDFYNPLLTDAQRRELGAALYIGWAAAALMILGGGLLCCSCPPNEKRYNPSRMAYSAPRSAGGPGFERKDYV encoded by the coding sequence ATGTCCGCAGGGTTGGAATTGGTGGGAATTGCTTTGTGCATCTTGGGATGGATCATTGCCATTTTAGCCTGTGCCCTGCCCATGTGGAGGGTGACAGCCTTCATCGGAAGCAACATTGTGACAGCCCAGATCATCTGGGAGGGCCTGTGGATGACCTGTGTAGTGCAGAGCACTGGGCAGATGCAGTGTAAGGTGTACGACTCCATGTTGgccctctcccaggacctccaaGCGGCCCGTGCTCTTACTGTGATCTCCATCCTGCTGGCCATATTGGCTGTGCTCATAGCCATAGCGGGGGCCAAGTGTACCAACTGCATTGAGGACGAGGCATCCAAGGCCAAGGTAATGATCATCTCTGGGGTCTTCTTCATTGTGTCGGGGGTCATGCAGCTCATACCCGTGTCCTGGTCGGCCAACACCATCATCAGGGACTTCTACAACCCCCTGCTGACTGACgcacagaggagagagctggGGGCAGCCTTGTACATTGGCTGGGCGGCTGCTGCTCTCATGATCTTAGGCGGAGGGCTACTCTGCTGTTCCTGTCCACCCAATGAAAAGAGGTACAACCCATCAAGGATGGCGTACTCTGCCCCGCGCTCCGCAGGTGGGCCCGGGTTTGAGAGGAAAGACTATGTGTGA